A genomic region of Lycorma delicatula isolate Av1 chromosome 4, ASM4794821v1, whole genome shotgun sequence contains the following coding sequences:
- the LOC142322630 gene encoding uncharacterized protein LOC142322630 produces MAFYGACPLRSNIVLKDSLFVWFIWETWELSSVDERRLQGAEIRFLTLVAWYTRLDRKRNEDVDGELSIHSLMEMVRDYRGSWLDHTKCMSSTRVSHISEEYSPKGRRSLGRPIKRQRDQFT; encoded by the exons ATGGCATTTTATGGAGCATGTCCTCTTAGATCAAATATTGTTCTTAAAGACAGT TTGTTTGTATGGTTTATATGGGAAACTTGGGAATTATCTAGTGTTGATGAACGTAGACTGCAAGGTGCTGAGATAAGATTTCTAACATTGGTTGCTTGGTATACCAGACTTGATAGGAAAAGGAATGAGGATGTTGATGGGGAGCTGAGTATACATTCTTTAATGGAGATGGTTAGAGACTATAGAGGGAGTTGGTTAGATCATACAAAGTGCATGAGTTCAACAAGAGTTTCACATATAAGTGAGGAGTATAGTCCAAAGGGTAGAAGAAGCCTGGGACGGCCGATTAAAAGACAGAGAGACCAGTTTACATAA